Part of the Streptomyces europaeiscabiei genome is shown below.
GATCAGGTTCAGCAGGAAGCGGCGGCGGTCGGCCTTGGTCTCCAGCCGGTCCAGCTTCTCGACCGAGTCCATCCACTTGAAGCAGAACTCGGCCTTCTCCCGGATGGACGGGATGTTCTCGACGGCGTCGAAGGCCGCGGCCCTGTCCGCCGGGTCGGGGAGGTAGGTGTCGAGCAGTGTCAGATAGAACTGGACGTGCACGGCCTCCTCGAACAGTTGCCTGCTCAGGTACAGGCGCGCCTCGGGGGAGTTGATGTGCTTGTACAGCGTCAGCACGAGGTTGTTCGCCACGATGGAGTCGCCCGTCGCGAAGAATGCGACCAGCCGGCCGATCATGTGCTGCTCACCCTCGGACAGCTTCGCCAGGTCGGCGACGTCCGAGTGGAGGTCGACCTCCTCGACGGTCCAGGTGTTCTTGATCGCGTCCCGGTAGCGCTCGTAGAAGTCCGGGTAGCGCATGGGACGGAGAGTCAGCTCGAAGCCGGGGTCGAGGAGATTCTGGTTGCTGGGCATTACTGGCAGGCCTCGCAGGACTCGGGGTTTTCCAGGGAGCAGGCGACGGCATCCGGGTCGGCCGCCTGCTGGAGGGGGATGGTCTTCTCGGGCTGTGCCGGGGCCTGCGCCTGGGCCTGGCCCTGGGCGGCGCGGGCGATGCGGGTCGCCGGGCGGGAGCGCAGGTAGTACGTGGTCTTCAGCCCCGACTTCCAGGCGTACGCGTACATCGAGGAGAGCTTGCCGATGGTCGGCGTCTCCAGGAACAGGTTCAGCGACTGCGACTGGTCCAGATACGGGGTGCGGGCGGCGGCCATGTCGATGATCCCGCGCTGCGGGATCTCCCAGGCCGTGCGGTACAGGGCCCGTACGTCGGCCGGGATCCACGCGAAGTCCTGCACCGAGCCGTTCGAGTCGCGAAGCGCCTCACGGGTGCGGGTGTCCCAGACGCCCAGCTCCTTGAGGTCCTTCACCAGATACGAGTTGACCTGGAGGAACTCGCCGGAAAGCGTCTCGCGCTTGAACAGGTTGGACACCTGCGGCTCGATGCATTCGTACACACCTGCGATCGAGGCGATGGTGGCCGTCGGCGCGATGGCGAGGAGCAGGGAGTTGCGCATGCCCGTCGTCGCGACGCGCTCGCGCAGGGCCGCCCAGCGCTCCGGCCAGGTGGACTCGACGCCGTAGTGGTCCGGGTGCAGCACACCACGGGCCGTGCGGGTCTTGTCCCAGGCCGGCAGTGGGCCGTTGCGCTCGGCGAGGTCGGCGGAGGCCTCGTACGCGGCGAGCATGATGCGCTCGGCGATCCGCGTGGACAGCGCCTTGGCCTCGGGGGAGTCGAAGGGCAGGCGCAGCTGGAAGAAGACGTCCTGCAGGCCCATCGCGCCGAGGCCGACCGGGCGCCACTTGGCGTTGGACCGGCCCGCCTGCTCGGTCGGGTAGAAGTTGATGTCGACCACGCGGTCGAGGAAGGTGACGGCGGTGCGGACGGTCTCGTCCAGCCGCTGCCAGTCCATGTCGCCCGCCGCCCGGTCGACGAACGCGCCCAGGTTCACCGAGCCCAGGTTGCAGACCGCCGTCTCCCCGTCGTCCGTGACCTCCAGGATCTCCGTGCAGAGGTTGGACGAGTGCACGACATGGCCCGGCTCCGCCGTCTGGTTGGCCGTGCGGTTGGCCGCGTCCTTGAAGGTCATCCAGCCGTTGCCGGTCTGCGCGAGGGTGCGCATCATGCGGCCGTACAGATCACGGGCCGGGATGGTCTTCTTCGCCAGGCCGCCCGCCTCCGCCTTGCGGTAGGCGGCCTCGAACTCCTCGCCCCACAGGTCGACCAGCTCGGGCACGTCGGCCGGGGAGAACAGCGACCACGGCTCGTCGGCGTTCACCCGGCGCATGAACTCGTCCGGGATCCAGTGCGCCAGGTTCAGGTTGTGCGTACGCCGGGCGTCCTCACCGGTGTTGTCGCGCAGCTCCAGGAACTCCTCGATGTCGGAGTGCCAGGTCTCCAGGTAGACCGCGGCCGCGCCCTTGCGCCGGCCGCCCTGGTTCACGGCGGCGACCGAGGCGTCCAGCGTCTTCAGGAACGGCACGATGCCGTTGGAGTGTCCGTTGGTGCCCCGGATCAGCGAACCGCGCGAGCGGATACGGGAGTACGACAGGCCGATGCCGCCGGCGTGCTTCGAGAGGCGGGCCACCTGGTGGTAGCGGTCGTAGATGGAGTCCAGCTCGTCCAGCGGGGAGTCGAGGAGGTAGCAGGACGACATCTGGGGGTGGCGTGTACCGGAGTTGAAGAGCGTGGGGGAGGAAGGGAGATAGTCGAGGCGGCTCATGAGGCCGTAGAGCGCGGCGACTTCGTCCACGGCACGGGCGGTGTCGTCCTCGGCCAGACCGCTCGCCACGCGCAGCATGAAGTGCTGGGGTGTCTCGATGACCTTGCGGGTGAGGGGGTGCCGGAGCAGGTAGCGGCTGTGCAGGGTGCGCAGGCCGAAGTAGCCGAAGCGGTCGTCGCCGGCCGGGTCGACCAGGGCGTCCAGACGCTCGGCGTGCACGCGCGTGAACTCCGCGGTGCGGTCGGCGACGAGGCCCTCCCGGTGGCCCACGGCGATGGACCCGGTGAACGTCGTGACGCCCTGCGAGGCGGCCTCGGCGCGGATGCCGATGGCCAGCAGACGGGCGGCCAGCTTCGAGTAGGCGGGGTCCTCGGAGATGAGGCCCGCGGCCGCCTCCGTGGCCAGCTCGCGCAGCTCCGCGTCGTCGGCCCTCGCGGACCGGCCGCGCAACGCGGCGGCGGCGACCCGGCCGGGATCGGCGTCGGGGAGGTCGACGGTCAGCTCGGTCAGGGTCCGCAGCAACGCGGTACCGGGACCGTCGGTCTCCGTCGCCGGGGTGGCTGAAGCCAGGTGGGCTGAAGCCAGGTCGGCTGAAACCGGGTCGGCTGGCGCGATGGTCACGTGGGGGCTCTCCCTCGCTCGGCAAGGGGCCTTGCGGAGGGCAGGCGGCAGCACACGAACGCGCGGGGGCGTCGCGTCCACCGGCCCATTCCACGAGGCCCGGACGTCAGGCACCCGGACCGGACGGCCGGGCGCGCTGTCGGCAGGTGTTCGGACTGAACAGGCGTGCGCAAATAGGTATGTACGCACGCGAGTACACCGTTGCGGGACAGTTCCGGATTCGCACCGGATTCCCCTGCGGCGACAGCGAGCATGAGCATACATCTAGTGCCGGGTCGCGGTGGCACCCCCACATGTTGTGTCGCATTCGGCTTCGCAGGGTGTCAGAGAGTCAACTCATAGGTGATCAGCGAGATGTCGAGGACGTCGGGGAGGGGGTTCCAGTCGCGCTCCGGCGTGCGAGTGAAGCCCAGGCGTTCGTAGATCCGATGGGCCGCGCGCATGGTGCGCTGCGTCGACAGCACGACGCGTGCACAGCCCTCCACGGTCCGGGCGCGCTCCACACAGGCCCGTACGAGGGCCTCGCCGACACCCCGCCCGCGCGCTTCCGGGGCAACCGCGAGCATCCGTATCTCGGCCTCTCCCGCGGCGGCGATGTCCGCCATGGGGCCGCCCGCCGGGACGAAGGTCACACCGCCGAGCACCCGGCCGTCCGCCAGGGCCACGAGCACGTCGGCCTCGTCGGCCCGCTTCGCCACGTCCCGCAGCTCACCGAGGTACACATCGCTCTCCCCGAAGTCCAGCAGTCCGTCGCCGAGGTAGGCCTGCGCGGTGATCTCGCCGAGGGTGGCGTACTCGTCGGGGGCCACGTGCCTGATCGAGATGTCCATGCGTCGCAGTTTGCATCAGTGGCGACGTTGCGGGGCTGCGGCTTTCCACAGGGGCCGTCGCTTGTCGGATGATCCGATCTGCTCGTCCCTGGGCGATCCGAGCCGTTCGGATCCATGGGTGACTTGAGCTGTCGGTCCACGGACGAGTCGAGCCGTCGGTCCATGGGTGACTTGAGCCGTCGGTCCATGGACGATCGGACCGGGTCAGCCCACCGCAGGCCACCGCGGCAGCGTGGCCACGAAGTCCTCGGTGAAGTCACGGGTGCCCGGCCCCAGGGCGACGCGGCCGGTGGCGCGGAGGCGGGCGGTCAGGGCGGGGGACTCGGAGTAGTGGACGCGCCGGGCGGCGGCCGGCACGAACACGGTCTGGCCGCGTGTGAGTTCGCTCGCGCACTCCACGACGACGGCCCCCTCGGCGGCCTCGACGAACGCCTCGTCCCCGCAGACCCCCACGGCCAGCGGATCGTGCAGCGGACATGTGCCGTCTCCGCCGTGGCGGGTGTAGGCGTCCATGTAGGTGCGCATCAGCCGGGCGGCGAGGGCCGTGCCCGGGCCGGCGGCCTCCAGTGCGGCGAGGTCGGCGGGGCGGAACAGCCAGCGGTGCGAGGCATCCAGGTCGACCATGGTGAACGGGATGCCGGAGGAGAGCACGATCTCGGCGGCGTCCGGGTCGGCCCAGATGTTGAACTCGGCGACCGGGGTGAAGTTCCCCGGCACCTGGGCGGCGCCGCCCATGAACACGAACCTGCCGACGCGGTGGGCGAAGTCCGGGTCCTCCAGCAGGGCGATGGCCACGTTGGTGAGCGGGCCGGTCGCGCAGACCGTCAGCTCGCCTTCGTGCTTCCGGGAGAGCCTCAGGAGGGCCTGGGCGGACGACTCCGCGAGGTGGGGGGCCGTCGAGTCGGGGAGGGTTTCGTTGCCGAGGCCCGCCGGACCGTGGAAGGCGGATGCCTCGCGGTAG
Proteins encoded:
- a CDS encoding ribonucleotide-diphosphate reductase subunit beta, coding for MPSNQNLLDPGFELTLRPMRYPDFYERYRDAIKNTWTVEEVDLHSDVADLAKLSEGEQHMIGRLVAFFATGDSIVANNLVLTLYKHINSPEARLYLSRQLFEEAVHVQFYLTLLDTYLPDPADRAAAFDAVENIPSIREKAEFCFKWMDSVEKLDRLETKADRRRFLLNLICFAACIEGLFFYGAFAYVYWFRSRGLLHGLATGTNWVFRDETMHMSFAFEVVDTVRKEEPELFDDRLQQQVTDMLKEAVEAELQFGRDLCGEGLPGMNTESMRQYLECVADQRLTRLGFAPVYGSENPFSFMELQGVQELTNFFERRPSAYQVAVEGTVDLDEEF
- a CDS encoding ribonucleoside-diphosphate reductase subunit alpha produces the protein MTIAPADPVSADLASAHLASATPATETDGPGTALLRTLTELTVDLPDADPGRVAAAALRGRSARADDAELRELATEAAAGLISEDPAYSKLAARLLAIGIRAEAASQGVTTFTGSIAVGHREGLVADRTAEFTRVHAERLDALVDPAGDDRFGYFGLRTLHSRYLLRHPLTRKVIETPQHFMLRVASGLAEDDTARAVDEVAALYGLMSRLDYLPSSPTLFNSGTRHPQMSSCYLLDSPLDELDSIYDRYHQVARLSKHAGGIGLSYSRIRSRGSLIRGTNGHSNGIVPFLKTLDASVAAVNQGGRRKGAAAVYLETWHSDIEEFLELRDNTGEDARRTHNLNLAHWIPDEFMRRVNADEPWSLFSPADVPELVDLWGEEFEAAYRKAEAGGLAKKTIPARDLYGRMMRTLAQTGNGWMTFKDAANRTANQTAEPGHVVHSSNLCTEILEVTDDGETAVCNLGSVNLGAFVDRAAGDMDWQRLDETVRTAVTFLDRVVDINFYPTEQAGRSNAKWRPVGLGAMGLQDVFFQLRLPFDSPEAKALSTRIAERIMLAAYEASADLAERNGPLPAWDKTRTARGVLHPDHYGVESTWPERWAALRERVATTGMRNSLLLAIAPTATIASIAGVYECIEPQVSNLFKRETLSGEFLQVNSYLVKDLKELGVWDTRTREALRDSNGSVQDFAWIPADVRALYRTAWEIPQRGIIDMAAARTPYLDQSQSLNLFLETPTIGKLSSMYAYAWKSGLKTTYYLRSRPATRIARAAQGQAQAQAPAQPEKTIPLQQAADPDAVACSLENPESCEACQ
- a CDS encoding GNAT family N-acetyltransferase yields the protein MDISIRHVAPDEYATLGEITAQAYLGDGLLDFGESDVYLGELRDVAKRADEADVLVALADGRVLGGVTFVPAGGPMADIAAAGEAEIRMLAVAPEARGRGVGEALVRACVERARTVEGCARVVLSTQRTMRAAHRIYERLGFTRTPERDWNPLPDVLDISLITYELTL
- a CDS encoding nucleoside hydrolase, whose product is MTARTPIVLDSDPGIDDAVALQYLLGTGLWDLKAYTSVGGNLPAEATYTNARALARALRIDADVPVHRGAGRPLSRLPYREASAFHGPAGLGNETLPDSTAPHLAESSAQALLRLSRKHEGELTVCATGPLTNVAIALLEDPDFAHRVGRFVFMGGAAQVPGNFTPVAEFNIWADPDAAEIVLSSGIPFTMVDLDASHRWLFRPADLAALEAAGPGTALAARLMRTYMDAYTRHGGDGTCPLHDPLAVGVCGDEAFVEAAEGAVVVECASELTRGQTVFVPAAARRVHYSESPALTARLRATGRVALGPGTRDFTEDFVATLPRWPAVG